One genomic window of Micropterus dolomieu isolate WLL.071019.BEF.003 ecotype Adirondacks linkage group LG14, ASM2129224v1, whole genome shotgun sequence includes the following:
- the tmem130 gene encoding transmembrane protein 130 isoform X3, translating to MVTISSLYSSNKHALNLTASQKEPHHLLSSPCPITLTLFLLEVLPSAPVRRPADMDRNVIRILMPLLLVALGVAETTDPLTDLENIAGKLVFYQMEGNATYVRDTGELASDVPTETMFELFDPQKNFSQAKFTYTWDLGNGEVIQGTEPVVRYHYSESGNYTLRLKVGVNVTKYIPLLTDVYSMDVKVLDAIKNIELKGPSDYEVSQNTTLAFHVDGSPPMWVCWRFLPNCVQDMTGGCTLTMLHENTLQLNLTFTSAGVHCLDISVRNDISKLQSSFSLYVKRSNNTHMFFILSCAAVLVATFTFIIVFACRPRHHNRSQIN from the exons ATGGTGACAATTTCAAGCCTTTACAGCTCTAATAAGCACGCTCTGAATCTAACAGCCAGTCAGAAGGAGCCGCATCACCTCCTTTCCTCCCCATGTCCAATCACTCTAACTTTATTTCTACTTGAGGTCCTCCCGTCAGCTCCCGTGAGAAGACCAGCAGATATGGACAG AAATGTGATTAGGATCTTGATGCCCCTACTTCTGGTCGCCCTGGGTGTAGCAGAGACCACAGACCCTTTGACAGATTTGG aaaatattgcTGGGAAGCTGGTTTTCTATCAGATGGAGGGAAATGCCACCTATGTGAGGGACACAGGAGAACTGGCTTCAGATGTTCCCACTGAGACCATGTTTGAACTCTTCGACCCACAAAAGAATTTCAGCCAGGCAAAGTTCACTTATACTTGGGACTTAGGGAACGG AGAGGTGATCCAAGGGACTGAGCCAGTTGTCCGCTATCATTACTCAGAATCAGGGAACTACACACTGCGGCTGAAAGTGGGAGTGAATGTGACCAAATATATACCTCTACTCACTGACGTCTACTCCATGGATGTCAAAGTGCTAG ATGCCATTAAAAACATCGAGCTGAAGGGGCCGTCAGATTATGAGGTGTCTCAGAACACCACTTTGGCTTTTCACGTCGATGGAAG tCCTCCCATGTGGGTGTGCTGGCGTTTCCTGCCCAACTGTGTGCAGGACATGACAGGGGGCTGCACACTGACCATGCTGCACGAAAACACTCTGCAACTGAACCTCACCTTCACCTCAGCTGGCGTCCACTGCTTGGACATCAGCGTTCGCAATGACATCAGCAAGCTGCAGAGCTCCTTCAGCCTCTACGTCAAGAGAAGCA ATAACACCCACATGTTCTTCATCCTGTCATGTGCAGCCGTTCTCGTAGCAACCTTCACATTCATCATAGTCTTCGCCTGCCGCCCTCGCCATCACAACAGATCACAG ATCAACTAA
- the tmem130 gene encoding transmembrane protein 130 isoform X2 encodes MVTISSLYSSNKHALNLTASQKEPHHLLSSPCPITLTLFLLEVLPSAPVRRPADMDRILMPLLLVALGVAETTDPLTDLENIAGKLVFYQMEGNATYVRDTGELASDVPTETMFELFDPQKNFSQAKFTYTWDLGNGEVIQGTEPVVRYHYSESGNYTLRLKVGVNVTKYIPLLTDVYSMDVKVLDAIKNIELKGPSDYEVSQNTTLAFHVDGSPPMWVCWRFLPNCVQDMTGGCTLTMLHENTLQLNLTFTSAGVHCLDISVRNDISKLQSSFSLYVKRSNNTHMFFILSCAAVLVATFTFIIVFACRPRHHNRSQIAASSNTVFLKNQDPEGQGMILFNFTNMERGEKEPLLLQYETQYFS; translated from the exons ATGGTGACAATTTCAAGCCTTTACAGCTCTAATAAGCACGCTCTGAATCTAACAGCCAGTCAGAAGGAGCCGCATCACCTCCTTTCCTCCCCATGTCCAATCACTCTAACTTTATTTCTACTTGAGGTCCTCCCGTCAGCTCCCGTGAGAAGACCAGCAGATATGGACAG GATCTTGATGCCCCTACTTCTGGTCGCCCTGGGTGTAGCAGAGACCACAGACCCTTTGACAGATTTGG aaaatattgcTGGGAAGCTGGTTTTCTATCAGATGGAGGGAAATGCCACCTATGTGAGGGACACAGGAGAACTGGCTTCAGATGTTCCCACTGAGACCATGTTTGAACTCTTCGACCCACAAAAGAATTTCAGCCAGGCAAAGTTCACTTATACTTGGGACTTAGGGAACGG AGAGGTGATCCAAGGGACTGAGCCAGTTGTCCGCTATCATTACTCAGAATCAGGGAACTACACACTGCGGCTGAAAGTGGGAGTGAATGTGACCAAATATATACCTCTACTCACTGACGTCTACTCCATGGATGTCAAAGTGCTAG ATGCCATTAAAAACATCGAGCTGAAGGGGCCGTCAGATTATGAGGTGTCTCAGAACACCACTTTGGCTTTTCACGTCGATGGAAG tCCTCCCATGTGGGTGTGCTGGCGTTTCCTGCCCAACTGTGTGCAGGACATGACAGGGGGCTGCACACTGACCATGCTGCACGAAAACACTCTGCAACTGAACCTCACCTTCACCTCAGCTGGCGTCCACTGCTTGGACATCAGCGTTCGCAATGACATCAGCAAGCTGCAGAGCTCCTTCAGCCTCTACGTCAAGAGAAGCA ATAACACCCACATGTTCTTCATCCTGTCATGTGCAGCCGTTCTCGTAGCAACCTTCACATTCATCATAGTCTTCGCCTGCCGCCCTCGCCATCACAACAGATCACAG ATTGCTGCTTCCAGTAACACTGTATTCCTGAAGAACCAAGACCCTGAAGGTCAAGGCATGATTCTTTTTAACTTCACCAacatggagagaggagagaaagagccTCTCCTTTTGCAGTATGAGACTCAGTACTTCTCTTAA
- the tmem130 gene encoding transmembrane protein 130 isoform X1, translated as MVTISSLYSSNKHALNLTASQKEPHHLLSSPCPITLTLFLLEVLPSAPVRRPADMDRNVIRILMPLLLVALGVAETTDPLTDLENIAGKLVFYQMEGNATYVRDTGELASDVPTETMFELFDPQKNFSQAKFTYTWDLGNGEVIQGTEPVVRYHYSESGNYTLRLKVGVNVTKYIPLLTDVYSMDVKVLDAIKNIELKGPSDYEVSQNTTLAFHVDGSPPMWVCWRFLPNCVQDMTGGCTLTMLHENTLQLNLTFTSAGVHCLDISVRNDISKLQSSFSLYVKRSNNTHMFFILSCAAVLVATFTFIIVFACRPRHHNRSQIAASSNTVFLKNQDPEGQGMILFNFTNMERGEKEPLLLQYETQYFS; from the exons ATGGTGACAATTTCAAGCCTTTACAGCTCTAATAAGCACGCTCTGAATCTAACAGCCAGTCAGAAGGAGCCGCATCACCTCCTTTCCTCCCCATGTCCAATCACTCTAACTTTATTTCTACTTGAGGTCCTCCCGTCAGCTCCCGTGAGAAGACCAGCAGATATGGACAG AAATGTGATTAGGATCTTGATGCCCCTACTTCTGGTCGCCCTGGGTGTAGCAGAGACCACAGACCCTTTGACAGATTTGG aaaatattgcTGGGAAGCTGGTTTTCTATCAGATGGAGGGAAATGCCACCTATGTGAGGGACACAGGAGAACTGGCTTCAGATGTTCCCACTGAGACCATGTTTGAACTCTTCGACCCACAAAAGAATTTCAGCCAGGCAAAGTTCACTTATACTTGGGACTTAGGGAACGG AGAGGTGATCCAAGGGACTGAGCCAGTTGTCCGCTATCATTACTCAGAATCAGGGAACTACACACTGCGGCTGAAAGTGGGAGTGAATGTGACCAAATATATACCTCTACTCACTGACGTCTACTCCATGGATGTCAAAGTGCTAG ATGCCATTAAAAACATCGAGCTGAAGGGGCCGTCAGATTATGAGGTGTCTCAGAACACCACTTTGGCTTTTCACGTCGATGGAAG tCCTCCCATGTGGGTGTGCTGGCGTTTCCTGCCCAACTGTGTGCAGGACATGACAGGGGGCTGCACACTGACCATGCTGCACGAAAACACTCTGCAACTGAACCTCACCTTCACCTCAGCTGGCGTCCACTGCTTGGACATCAGCGTTCGCAATGACATCAGCAAGCTGCAGAGCTCCTTCAGCCTCTACGTCAAGAGAAGCA ATAACACCCACATGTTCTTCATCCTGTCATGTGCAGCCGTTCTCGTAGCAACCTTCACATTCATCATAGTCTTCGCCTGCCGCCCTCGCCATCACAACAGATCACAG ATTGCTGCTTCCAGTAACACTGTATTCCTGAAGAACCAAGACCCTGAAGGTCAAGGCATGATTCTTTTTAACTTCACCAacatggagagaggagagaaagagccTCTCCTTTTGCAGTATGAGACTCAGTACTTCTCTTAA